Genomic segment of Paenibacillaceae bacterium GAS479:
ACCTACGACATTCCCGTATTGTACACGGGGCTTGAATTCCTGACCGTTGCCGTCGGCTTGTTCGCACTTGGTGAGGTGTTCAAGACGATTCTCCACCGGGATTATATGAACGGAGAGGTGGTCAAGGTTGGCCGCGTTCGGCCGACCCGCCAGGATTTGAAGGATAGTGCAGGCCCAATCGCCCGCGGCTCGCTGCTCGGCTTTTTCATCGGCGTGTTGCCGGGCGCTGGCGCAACACTTGCTTCCTTTTTCAGCTATATCATGGAGAAAAAGCTGAGTCGCCACCCGGAGAAGTTCGGCAAAGGCGCCATCGAGGGAGTAGCGGCTCCTGAATCGGCCAACAACGCCTCCTCAGGCGGTGCAATGATCCCGCTGCTGACGCTCGGCATTCCCGGCTCCGGTACAACGGCGATCTTGATGGGCGCGCTCATCATGTACAATGTTCAGCCAGGTCCACTTTTGTTCGAGGATAACCCGGAAATCGCTTGGGGTCTTATCGCAAGTATGTTCATCGGCAACCTGATGCTGCTCATTCTGAACATGCCACTCGTCAAAGTATTCGCCAAAATTATTGAGACGCCGCCCAAATATCTGCTGCCGATCATTGTGGCCATTTCGGTCTTCGGCGTGTACGCCGTGCAGTATACGACATTCGATTTGCTGCTCCTGATCGGATGCGGCATCGCGGGGTACTTCCTGGCGCAGAATGATTATCCGCTGGCACCGCTCGTACTTGGCCTCGTGCTCGGGCCGATGATCGAGAACAATATGCGTCGGGCGCTGACCGGATCTAACGGTGATTTCAGCATTTTCCTGACGAAGCCAATCTCGCTGGCCTTTCTACTCATCGCCGTGCTGTGGCTCATCGTGCCGCTGCTGCTCAAGCTTCGCGGCAAAAAAGTGCTGATCAGCGAAGAAGGTTAGGGCAGCAAGGATTGCTGGTAGCGAAGAGGGTTAAAGCTGCAAGAATTGCTAGTAGCGAAGAAGGTTTGAAGCAGTAAGTAGCGTTGACTATCGAAGAAGGTTTAAAACGGCAATGAGTGCCCATGACAGAAGAAGATTTGAAGCGAAGGAGGGGAGCGGCCTACGCTCTCCTCCTTTTTTGACCCTAACGTGAAGAATAAACGCATATGGAAGGAGTCAGCATCTATGGCATCCAGTTCGACAATTATCATCCGCCTGGAAATCCGCAAGTCCGCCATCACATTCGGGGAGATTGCTATGGCGATCGGCAGCCGCGGCGGCGACATTATCGCGACCGATGTCATCCGCACCTCGCAGGAGACGGCAATCCGGGATATTACGGTCCATGTGCCCGACGATAACAACACGACGCTGATCGAGCATCTCTCTTCCTTGGATGGACTCAAGGTCGTTAACGTCTCGGACCGAACCTTTCTTGTGCATCTTGGCGGCAAAATCGAGGTCACGCCCAAAATGCCAGTCAAAAACCGCGAAGAGCTGTCCCATGTGTATACTCCTGGAGTCGCGAAAGTATGCAGAGCGATTCATCAGGACGAGAGCAAAGCATTCTCGCTTACGATCAAGCGTAATACAGTAGCCATTGTAAGCGATGGTACAGCGGTGCTGGGGTTAGGTGATATCGGGCCTTATGGCGCTATGCCGGTCATGGAAGGTAAAGCGATGTTATTCAAGCAGTTGGCTGGTGTAGACGGCTTCCCGATCTGTCTCGATACGCGGGATACGGAAGACATCATTCGTACAATTAAAAATATCGCGCCCGCCTTCGGCGGTATCAATTTGGAAGATATTAGCTCTCCGCGCTGCTTTGAAATTGAGGAGCGGCTGAAGGAAGAACTCGATATTCCAGTGTTCCATGACGATCAGCATGGGACGGCGGTTGTTATGCTGGCAGGTCTGCTTAATGCGCTGAAAATTGTGGATAAAAAGCTGGAGGACATCAAAGTTGTCGTTGTTGGCATCGGCGCTGCTGGCGTCGCTTGCTCGAAGATGATGCTGTCCGCAGGCGTGTGTAATGTTATCGCTGTGGATCGGCAAGGTGCCATCGTAGCGGGTGAAACCTACAGCAATCCGATGTGGAGCTGGCTGGCGGATAACAGCAACCCCGGGCAAGAGCGCGGTATGCTGGATGAGGTCATCGTTGATGCGGATGTATTCGTCGGCGTGTCCGGTCCCGGGGTTCTCACTACGGATCATTTGCGGCGCATGGCTCGCGATCCCATCGTTTTTGCCATGGCTAATCCCGACCCGGAGATCGACCCGGAACTTGCGGAGCCGCTAGTACGGGTGATGGCGACCGGACGCAGCGACTATCCGAACCAGATCAATAATGTGCTGTGTTTCCCGGGTATTTTCCGCGGTGCGCTGGAATGCCGGGCTCGTTCCATCAACGAGCGGATGAAGCTCGCGGCAGCGGAAGCAATCGCTGCCGCTGTGAGCG
This window contains:
- a CDS encoding putative tricarboxylic transport membrane protein — protein: MDVLQFLADGFVSALQWKNLLFAFVGVLIGTAVGVLPGIGPMSGVALLIPVTATLTSGQDPDSAATSAIILLAGVYYGAMYGGSTTSILLNTPGESSSVVTTLDGYQMARQGRAGSALSIAAIGSFVAGIVSLIGLVLLAQPLSEIAIRFGPAEYFSLMLLGLAAVSGLASKSMTKALIMTVVGLLIATIGMDNVSGVARFTYDIPVLYTGLEFLTVAVGLFALGEVFKTILHRDYMNGEVVKVGRVRPTRQDLKDSAGPIARGSLLGFFIGVLPGAGATLASFFSYIMEKKLSRHPEKFGKGAIEGVAAPESANNASSGGAMIPLLTLGIPGSGTTAILMGALIMYNVQPGPLLFEDNPEIAWGLIASMFIGNLMLLILNMPLVKVFAKIIETPPKYLLPIIVAISVFGVYAVQYTTFDLLLLIGCGIAGYFLAQNDYPLAPLVLGLVLGPMIENNMRRALTGSNGDFSIFLTKPISLAFLLIAVLWLIVPLLLKLRGKKVLISEEG
- a CDS encoding malate dehydrogenase (oxaloacetate-decarboxylating) — its product is MASSSTIIIRLEIRKSAITFGEIAMAIGSRGGDIIATDVIRTSQETAIRDITVHVPDDNNTTLIEHLSSLDGLKVVNVSDRTFLVHLGGKIEVTPKMPVKNREELSHVYTPGVAKVCRAIHQDESKAFSLTIKRNTVAIVSDGTAVLGLGDIGPYGAMPVMEGKAMLFKQLAGVDGFPICLDTRDTEDIIRTIKNIAPAFGGINLEDISSPRCFEIEERLKEELDIPVFHDDQHGTAVVMLAGLLNALKIVDKKLEDIKVVVVGIGAAGVACSKMMLSAGVCNVIAVDRQGAIVAGETYSNPMWSWLADNSNPGQERGMLDEVIVDADVFVGVSGPGVLTTDHLRRMARDPIVFAMANPDPEIDPELAEPLVRVMATGRSDYPNQINNVLCFPGIFRGALECRARSINERMKLAAAEAIAAAVSEDELSEQYIIPSVFNEEVVIRVRAAVIRAAIETGVARRIPRDFR